A genome region from Lutra lutra chromosome 11, mLutLut1.2, whole genome shotgun sequence includes the following:
- the LMOD2 gene encoding leiomodin-2 — MSTFGYRRGLSKYESIDEDELLASLSAEELKELERELEDIEPDHSLPVGLRQKSLTEKTPTGTFSREALMAYWEKESQKLLEKERLGECGKVAEEDKEESEEELIFTETNSEVSEEVYTEEEEEEEEEEEEEEEEEEEGTTENEKGINGTVNYDSIDSDNSKPKTFKSQIENITLTNGHSGRNTESPTAIHPCGNPTVIEDALEKIRNNDPDTTEVNLNNIENITSQTLARFAEALKGNTVVKIFSLANTHADDSVAMAIAEMLKVNQHITNINVESNFITGKGILAIMRALQQNTVLTELRFHNQRHIMGSQVEMEIVKLLRENTTLLRLGYHFELPGPRMSMTSLLTRNMDKQRQKRMQEQKQQEGYDGGANLRTKVWQRGTPGSSPYASPRHSPWSSPKLPKKVQTVRSRPPSPVAPTPPPPPPPPPLPPQRLPAPPPPPPPPLPEKKLITRNIAEVIKQQESAQRALQNGQKKKKGKKVKKQPNNILKEIKNSLRSVQEKKMEEGSRPSTPLRSAHDNLMEAIRGSSIKQLRRVEVPEALR, encoded by the exons ATGTCTACCTTTGGCTACAGGAGAGGACTTAGCAAATATGAATCCATCGATGAGGATGAACTTCTTGCTTCCCTGTCAGCTGAGGAGCTGAAGGAGCTAGAGAGGGAGTTGGAAGACATTGAACCTGATCACAGCCTTCCCGTGGGGCTAAGGCAAAAGAGTCTGACCGAGAAAACTCCCACGGGGACATTCAGCAGAGAGGCACTGATGGCCTATTGGGAAAAGGAGTCCCAAAAACTCTTGGAgaaggagaggctgggggagTGTGGAAAG GTTGCTGAAGAAGATAAAGAGGAGAGTGAGGAAGAGCTCATCTTCACTGAAACTAACAGTGAGGTTTCTGAGGAGGTTTatacagaagaggaggaggaagaggaggaggaagaggaggaggaggaggaggaggaggaggaaggaacaactgaaaatgaaaaaggcatTAATGGAACTGTAAATTATGATAGCATCGATTCTGATAACTCTAAGCCTAAGACATTTAAAAGTCAAATAGAAAACATAACTTTGACCAATGGCCACAGTGGAAGGAACACTGAGTCGCCCACTGCCATTCACCCTTGTGGAAACCCTACGGTGATCGAGGATGCCTTGGAAAAGATTAGGAACAATGACCCTGACACCACAGAGGTCAACTTGAACAACATTGAGAACATCACCTCGCAGACCCTTGCCCGCTTCGCTGAGGCCCTCAAGGGCAACACGGTGGTGAAGATTTTCAGTCTTGCCAACACGCACGCAGATGACAGTGTGGCCATGGCCATTGCGGAAATGCTCAAAGTCAACCAGCACATCACCAACATCAACGTGGAGTCCAACTTTATCACGGGCAAGGGGATCCTGGCCATCATGAGAGCTCTGCAGCAGAACACGGTGCTCACAGAGCTACGCTTCCACAACCAGAGGCACATCATGGGCAGCCAGGTGGAGATGGAGATCGTCAAGCTGCTCAGGGAGAACACCACGCTGCTGAGGCTGGGCTACCATTTTGAGCTCCCAGGACCAAGAATGAGCATGACGAGCCTCCTGACGAGAAATATGGATAAACAGAGGCAGAAGCGGATGCAGGAGCAAAAACAGCAAGAGGGCTATGATGGAGGAGCCAATCTTAGGACCAAAGTGTGGCAAAGAGGAACACCTGGCTCTTCACCTTATGCATCTCCCAGGCACTCTCCCTGGTCATCCCCCAAACTGCCCAAAAAAGTCCAAACTGTGAGGAGCCGTCCTCCATCTCCTGTGGCTCcaacccctcctcctccaccaccaccccctccgCTGCCCCCGCAGAGGCTGCcagctcctcctccaccaccacctcctccactCCCAGAGAAAAAACTAATCACCCGAAACATTGCAGAAGTCATCAAACAACAGGAGAGTGCCCAGCGGGCATTAcaaaatggacagaaaaagaaaaaagggaaaaaggttaaaaaacaaccaaacaacatcctaaaggaaattaaaaattcccTGAGGTCagtgcaagaaaagaaaatggaagagggtTCCCGACCTTCTACCCCACTCAGATCAGCTCATGACAATCTCATGGAAGCTATTCGGGGAAGCAGTATCAAACAGCTACGGCGG GTGGAAGTTCCAGAAGCTCTGCGATAA